In the Octopus bimaculoides isolate UCB-OBI-ISO-001 chromosome 18, ASM119413v2, whole genome shotgun sequence genome, one interval contains:
- the LOC106868648 gene encoding uncharacterized protein LOC106868648 translates to MEVLNAAGPSADESPCGCCYVVAWTGCVLCGVHLIVIGGFLQLLAGFMSYRRNDHLTGSAFIVFASLWTIQGINHIMMTSLPQTAMQYGVLPGMIGFMALSVVLSMCAATVNYIMPPVLVAIMIALIFEGVGLFFLWGRRVAAAFEIIIALSGIYGVVVMTLKGVSQRYILPGFGNAPYDVLLVRTKAPKSKQNEKKKNTKYAEPMGMGFIGNVVPATVFAFYHFGFFTDFRPAIPMFLNSLFCHLCASYYSFLRQDFFNAILYIIYTVFWTSKGITELLITMDFAGIETLRTNFYGQWALLVIMLILLVCSMCQTKILYLYNLLFTLLIVLSLDHIPIPVYNFTFGVPCCLIAIFSLFMSTSYLINSIAEKTVLYVGAEVCDVEKLRRLFERLTACTRSVGAKVKYYDESLAPGEVVETLCFLGNTSLAFVLRPASLAVITLHTLGMFFVMSFHKIWIPFTLFFELNMIAFVIRCFAVNQPWMNFVTALLAGIVSLYGTFAGMTNGTLQGHLVPLGDPILKASQPPVRLTKLCPTFTSKRTSAILKAAKILTDGGIVGVPTDTVYALAASCKLPNSIKNIYTVKERPSEKPICICLSNLKQLEEAKPDFCDLLWAFMRLCYPGKISCVVPKGEWLLNLGLGDATEYIGNKESVCIRIPDSSILAYLTQLTGPVALSSANPSGGEDSIHHDMVLESLGHKIDGMICDGESRETAPSTVVNCVNINKGEISFFRIGCAPQDHVENLFEEAKKEINFKPQIIVEKNLK, encoded by the exons ATGGAGGTCCTGAATGCTGCTGGACCAAGTGCTGATGAAtctccatgtggctgctgttATGTCGTCGCTTGGACTGGCTGTGTGctttgtg GTGTCCATCTCATTGTTATTGGAGGATTTCTGCAATTACTCGCCGGATTTATGTCTTATCGACGTAACGATCACTTGACAGGATCTGCTTTCATTGTCTTTGCCTCTCTTTGGACAATTCAGGGTATCAACCACATAATGATGACTTCATTGCCACAAACAGCAATGCAATACGGAGTTCTACCCGGAATGATTGGCTTCATGGCTCTGTCTGTCGTACTCAGCATGTGTGCAGCAACAGTAAACTATATCATGCCTCCAGTTCTGGTTGCTATCATGATAGCTTTAATTTTCGAGGGCGTCGGTTTATTTTTCCTCTGGGGCAGGCGTGTAGCTGCTGCATTCGAAATCATTATTGCTTTATCTGGAATTTACGGCGTTGTTGTAATGACACTGAAAGGAGTAAGTCAAAGATATATTTTACCTGGTTTCGGAAATGCTCCTTACGACGTGCTTCTAGTTCGAACCAAAGCACCGAAAtcgaaacaaaacgaaaaaaagaaaaacacaaaatatgcTGAACCAATGGGGATGGGGTTTATCGGTAATGTGGTTCCTGCCACAGTGTtcgccttttatcattttggtttCTTCACCGATTTTCGTCCAGCAATTCCAATGTTCTTAAATAGTTTATTTTGCCACCTATGCGCCAGTTATTATTCGTTTCTACGCCAAGACTTCTTCAATGCAATTCTATACATCATTTATACAGTATTCTGGACATCAAAAGGCATTACTGAACTTCTGATAACGATGGATTTCGCTGGTATAGAAACACTTCGCACTAATTTCTATGGACAGTGGGCTCTGTTAGTAATTATGCTGATCTTGTTGGTGTGTTCCATGTGCCAGACTAAAATCCTTTATTTATACAACTTACTCTTCACTTTACTGATTGTTCTTTCTCTTGATCACATACCGATACCCGTTTACAACTTCACATTCGGAGTTCCTTGCTGTTTAATTGCCATTTTTAGTCTTTTTATGTCTACCTCTTATCTGATTAACTCGATCGCCGAAAAAACTGTCCTCTACGTTGGTGCAGAAGTCTGTGACGTTGAAAAGCTGCGTCGTCTTTTCGAGAGACTAACAGCTTGCACAAG GAGTGTTGGTGCCAAAGTAAAGTATTATGATGAAAGTCTTGCTCCCGGCGAGGTTGTCGAAACACTTTGCTTTCTTGGCAACA CATCTTTGGCTTTTGTTCTCCGACCAGCATCTCTCGCTGTAATCACTCTACATACTCTGGGTATGTTCTTCGTTATGTCATTCCATAAGATATGGATCCCATTTACTCTGTTCTTTGAACTCAACATGATAGCTTTCGTGATCAGATGCTTTGCTGTTAACCAGCCATGGATGAACTTCGTCACAGCTTTACTAGCAG GAATTGTCTCACTCTATGGAACCTTTGCTGGGATGACAAATGGAACATTACAAGGTCATCTTGTACCTTTGGGAGATCCTATATTAAAA GCTAGCCAACCACCGGTTAGATTAACCAAGTTATGTCCAACATTTACCTCAAAACGAACTTCTGCTATACTAAAAGCCGCCAAAATATTAACTGATGGAGGAATAGTCGGTGTACCAACCGATACAGTATATGCACTAGCAGCTTCTTGCAAGTTACCAAATTCTATTAAAAACATCTACACAGTCAAAGAACGACCGTCTGAAAAACCAATTTGCATTTGTTTGTCAAATCTAAAGCAACTGGAGGAAGCGAAACCCGATTTCTGCGATCTTCTTTGGGCTTTTATGCGCTTGTGCTATCCTGGTAAAATAAGTTGTGTGGTACCAAAAGGCGAATGGTTGCTAAATCTAGGTCTTGGTGATGCCACGGAGTATATTGGAAACAAAGAAAGTGTTTGTATTCGGATTCCTGACTCTTCGATTTTGGCTTATCTCACACAACTGACGGGTCCCGTCGCTTTGAGTTCGGCTAACCCAAGTGGCGGAGAAGACAGTATACATCATGATATGGTTCTTGAAAGTCTAG GCCACAAGATTGATGGAATGATCTGTGATGGAGAATCTCGAGAAACTGCTCCGTCAACAGTTGTAAACTGTGTAAATATCAACAAAG GTGAAATTTCCTTCTTCAGAATTGGATGTGCACCACAAGACCATGTTGAAAATCTGTTTGAAGAAGccaaaaaagaaatcaacttcAAACCACAAATTATTGTGGAAAAGAATCTCAAATAA
- the LOC106868652 gene encoding 40S ribosomal protein S27-like produces MPLAKDLLHPSLEKERRKCKLKRLVQSPNSYFMDVKCPGCYKITTVFSHAQTVVLCVGCSTVLCQPTGGKARLTEGCSFRRKQY; encoded by the exons ATGCCG CTCGCTAAAGATTTATTGCATCCTTCCTTAGAAAAGGAACGAAGGAAATGTAAGCTAAAAAGACTTGTACAGTCTCCAAACAGTTACTTTATGGATGTCAAATGCCCAG gCTGTTATAAAATCACCACAGTATTCAGTCATGCTCAAACTGTTGTTTTATGTGTTGGATGTTCAACTGTATTATGTCAGCCCACAGGAGGCAAAGCCAGACTTACAGAAG GATGTTCATTCAGAAGAAAACAGTATTAA
- the LOC106868647 gene encoding uncharacterized protein LOC106868647, producing MAEFLRSDKGNPLLLFNGYLFVKEKEVGNRRYWKCQNYNKHCKCRAKTAGGEIISVSREHNHTANPAKVEARRITETVKTEPEGTYNSPQFVISNAASDNSIVTTPVLPLYNHTVIPANVVAPQLTGKVKIELEETCDSSPQQVVVVSTKASDNSFATTPVLPSVSNMKRTIQLVPREQRDKCSKEFPEGPTKAKKAKFVQSEKGKPMLLVDGYLFVKDKELKNKKYWKCQNYKKYCKCRAKTDGDEVISVSGEHNHAGNPVNVEVRRFMEKIKNDSKETRDSPQYVILNAASDISNLTVPALPPLSSIKRTIRRVRQREICGLPVPNHRKDITFPDEYTKTNRGDDFLLFDSGPSDDRMLIFSTRQNLSVLDSCQNVFMDGTFKTVPVIFDQLYTIQGLKNGFCLPLIFGLLPNRKEETYIKFVKTLKTLVPFSNIDSITTDFEPTMIKAVRTEFDSVNLYGSFFHLGHCLYKKVCAFDLKEKYDTDAHFSLSIRMLLALAFVPTEKVYEAFGALVDGAVYPPEALPVVDYFEDTWLGRPCIRNGRRPPIFDLKMWSCFDRMQQDLPETNNAIEVWHRAFLHQVSANRSTLWKFLEELKREQSLNEINIEKLLSGMECETNTKECRISAKQLKKLTESFQEYTNVVDYLCAVAHNVRL from the coding sequence ATGGCGGAATTCTTACGAAGTGATAAAGGAAACCCCTTGTTGTTATTCAATGGATACTTGTTCGTCAAAGAGAAGGAAGTTGGAAATAGAAGGTATTGGAAGTGCCAGAATTACAATAAGCACTGTAAATGTCGTGCCAAAACCGCTGGTGGTGAGATTATTTCTGTTTCTCGTGAGCATAACCATACTGCCAATCCAGCTAAGGTCGAAGCGCGCCGAATTACGGAAACAGTGAAAACCGAACCTGAAGGAACATATAACTCACCCCAGTTTGTAATTTCAAATGCAGCTTCAGATAATAGCATTGTTACAACTCCAGTACTACCTTTATATAATCATACAGTTATTCCAGCTAATGTCGTAGCGCCCCAACTTACGGGAAAAGTCAAGATTGAACTTGAAGAAACATGCGACTCTTCACCTCAGCAAGTAGTTGTAGTTTCAACTAAAGCTTCAGATAACAGCTTTGCTACAACTCCAGTACTACCCTCAGTAAGTAACATGAAACGAACTATTCAACTAGTACCTCGAGAACAAAGAGACAAATGTAGTAAAGAGTTTCCAGAGGGCCCTACCAAAGCTAAAAAAGCTAAATTTGTACAAAGCGAAAAAGGAAAACCTATGTTGTTAGTAGATGGATATTTGTTTGTTAAAGACAaggaattgaaaaataaaaaatattggaaGTGTcagaattataaaaaatattgtaaatgtcGTGCCAAGACAGATGGGGATGAAGTCATTTCAGTTTCTGGGGAACATAACCATGCCGGTAATCCAGTTAATGTTGAAGTGCGCCGATTTATGGAAAAAATTAAGAACGACTCTAAAGAAACTCGCGATTCACCTCAATATGTAATTTTAAATGCTGCTTCTGATATTAGTAATCTAACAGTTCCCGCACTACCCCCGCTAAGTAGTATAAAACGGACAATTCGACGAGTGCGCCAACGAGAAATTTGCGGGTTGCCTGTACCCAACCATAGAAAAGACATAACCTTTCCTGACGAATATACCAAAACAAATAGGGGAGACGACTTCCTGTTGTTTGATTCGGGCCCAAGTGATGACAGAATGTTGATTTTTTCGACCCGACAAAATCTGTCTGTTCTTGATTCATGTCAAAATGTCTTCATGGATGGCACCTTTAAAACAGTGCCGGTTATATTTGATCAACTCTATACAATTCAAGGCCTTAAAAATGGATTTTGCCTACCTTTGATATTTGGATTGTTACCCAATAGGAAAGAAGAAACGTACATTAAATTTGTTAAGACACTAAAAACACTAGTACCATTTTCAAACATTGATTCAATTACTACAGACTTTGAACCGACAATGATAAAGGCCGTCAGGACAGAATTCGATTCCGTTAATCTTTATGGTAGTTTTTTTCATTTGGGGCATTGCCTATACAAAAAAGTATGCGCCTTCGATCTAAAAGAGAAATATGACACAGATGCACATTTTTCATTAAGTATTCGCATGCTTTTAGCTCTAGCTTTTGTTCCAACAGAGAAAGTGTATGAAGCATTTGGAGCGCTAGTAGATGGAGCAGTATATCCCCCAGAGGCCCTTCCAGTAGTTGACTATTTCGAAGACACGTGGCTAGGACGACCATGTATTCGCAACGGTCGCCGTCCACCCATATTTGACTTAAAGATGTGGTCCTGTTTTGACAGAATGCAACAGGATTTACCAGAAACAAATAACGCTATTGAAGTATGGCACCGAGCGTTTTTGCATCAAGTTTCGGCGAATCGGTCAACACTTTGGAAATTTTTAGAAGAGCTGAAGAGAGAACAATCTCTGAACGAGATTAATATAGAAAAATTACTCAGCGGAATGGAGTGCGAAACAAATACTAAAGAATGTCGGATTTCTGCAAAGCAGCTTAAAAAACTCACTGAATCGTTTCAAGAATACACCAATGTAGTCGACTATCTATGCGCAGTAGCTCATAACGTGAGACTATAA